The DNA sequence GCCGTTGGCCTTCATGGTGTCGCAGTTGGGGGTGGCCGTGGCGCGCGGGGAGACGTTGGTGACCAGGTTGGGCAGGGAGTCGATCTCGACCGTGGTGACGATCCGCAGCGAGGCGTACTTCGGGTCGGCGAGGATGGCCGCGATCGGGTCGATGTACTCGGTCTTGTAGCGGTCGATCTCCGTCGGGCCGAGCTCGCCGTTGGAGGCGAGGGCGGCGCAGTCGCGGCCGGGCAGGTTGTAGATGACGAGCTGGACGACGAGTTCGCCCGAGCCCTTCTGCGTCAGCGCCTCGTCGAGGTGGTCGCGCAGGCCCATGCCGCCGTTCACCCCGTTGATGGCGGCGGTACGGTCGAGCCAGACACCGGTGGGCTGGTTGGCGATGCGGCTGCCGCCCGGCTCGGCGGCGGCCTTCGCGGACCACTCGGGGTTCACGTACACCTTGGCGCCGCTGTAGGGGTTGTCCACCCGGGTGCCCGGGGCGGGCGGGTCCGTCGGGTCGGGCGGGTCGGTCGGGCCGCCGGAGTCGACGTTGCAGGTCACGCCGTCGAGGGTGAACGTGGCGGGGACGGCGTTGGTGCCGCTGTAGCTGCCCTGGAAGCCGAAAGTGGCCGAACTCCCGGTCGCCAGGGTGCCGTTGTAGGACTCGTTGGCCGCGGTGACGTTCGCGCCGGACTGGGTGACCTTGGCGTTCCAGCCGCTGGTGACCTTCTGGTTCCCGGCATAGGTCCACTTCAGCGCCCACGACGACTTGGCGGCGCTGTTGTTGGTGACCGTCACGGAGGCGGTGAAGCCGGTGCCCCACTGGTTCTGCACCTTGTAGTCCACGGTGCAGGGAACTGCGGCCGCGCCGGTGTCGCCGGGGACGACGGCGAACGCCGTCCCGGAGGCGCCGGCGACCAGCGCCATGGCGGCGAGGAGCGCGGTTCTGGTGCGACTCATGAGTGCGGGTTTCCTTATCCGTAGGGGGCTGTCCTTCATCGGCGCGCGACGCGGTCGCACGCCTGGTGCCTTACGGGGTGGGAGTGCCGTGGCGACCCGGTTGGGGCGGGTCTCGGTGCGGGCCCGGAAGCGTCCGGGCAGCACGCGACGGCGCGGGATCCCACGGGAGGGCGCAGACCCCGCGTCAGGTGATCCACTGGTACGCGGGGATGGCTAAAAGTACTGAACGCGGGGGGTGGCGCATGAGCGACTCCTTGCAGATCGGACGCGTCGTGACGGACGCGCCGGCTGATGGAACCGCTCCCACTGGTGCTCTTGAAGCTAGCGCCAAGTGACGGCGAAGAACAGAGGAGTTACCGACTTTCCCTCAGGTCGGGGCGTCGAATCTTTTCGACTCAGCACAAGCCTTGACCGCTCCGTACCCCGTCCTCACTATGGGAGCGCTCCCACTGGTTCAAGGCTTGACATCACCGAGTCGCAGGAGGAACCAGCACATGCATCCCCCACCCAGGAGACGCGGCGGCGTCCGGCGGCTGTTGACGGCCGCCGCGGCCGCTCTGGCGCTTCCGCTGACGATGCTCTCGTCGGGCTCGACCCCAGCTCAGGCGGCGGCCGTCCAGTGCAGCGTCGACTACCGCACCAATGACTGGGGCTCCGGCTTCACCGCGGAGCTGACCCTCACCAACCGCGGTGCGGAGGCCGTGGACGGCTGGACCCTGACGTACGACTACGCCGGTAACCAGAGGCTCGTGAACGGCTGGAACGGCGGCTGGTCGCAGTCCGGGAAGACCGTGACCGTGAAGAACGCCGGGCACAACGCCCGGATCGCCGCCGGCGCCGCCGTCACGACCGGCGCCCAGTTCTCCTACAGCGGCAGCAACGCCGCTCCCACGTCCTTCGCGATCAACGGCACCACCTGCACCGGCGCCCACCAGCCGCCGATCACCGTGCTGACCAGCCCCCAGGCCGGCGCCGTCTACACCCAGGGCGAGACGGTCCCGCTCGCGGCCACCGCTGCGGCGGCCGACGACGCCACGATCACCAAGGTGGAGTTCTACGACGACACCGAGCTGCTGGGCACGGACAGCAGCGCGCCCTTCACGCTCTCCGTCGCCGGTTTGACCGTGGGCAGTCATTCACTGGTGGCCAAGGCGTACGACAGCATGAACGCCTCCGCGAGCTCCACGCCGGTCGGCATCACGGTGGCCTCGGGTCCCGCCGTGGTGGCCACGCCGTCCCAACTCGGCGTCCGGCAGGGCGAGTCGGGCACGTTCGAGGTGAAGCTGTCCAAGCAGCCGAGCGCGAACGTGACCGTCACGACGGCCCGCGCGAGCGGCAACTCGGGGCTGTCGGTCTCGGCCGGCGGCTCGCTCACCTTCACCCCGTCGAACTGGAGCACCGCCCAGAAGGTGACGATCGCCGCCGGAGCCTCCGGCACCGGAACGGCCGTCTTCGAGTCCTCGGCGCCGGGCCACGCCAAGGCGGCGGTCACCGTGACGCAGCTGGGGGCGACGAAGGCGTACGACGCCCGCTTCCTGGACCTGTACGGGAAGATCACCAACCCGGCGAACGGCTACTTCTCCCCCGAGGGCATCCCGTACCACTCGGTCGAGACGCTGATCGTCGAGGCGCCGGACCACGGTCACGAGACCACCTCGGAGGCGTACAGCTACCTGCTGTGGCTCCAGGCGATGTACGGCAAGGTCACCGGTGACTGGTCGAAGTTCAACGGGGCCTGGGACATCATGGAGAAGTTCATGATCCCGACCCACGCCGACCAGCCGACCAACTCCTTCTACAACGCCTCCAAGCCCGCGACGTACGCGCCCGAGCACGACACCCCCAACGAGTACCCCTCCGCGCTCGACTCGGGTGTCTCGGTCGGCCCCGACCCGATCGCCGGCGAGCTGAAGTCCGCCTACGGCACGGACGACGTCTACGGCATGCACTGGATCCAGGACGTCGACAACGTCTACGGCTACGGCAACTCGCCCGGCAAGTGCGAGGCGGGCCCGTCGGACACCGGGCCGTCGTACATCAACACCTTCCAGCGCGGCCCGCAGGAGTCGGTGTGGGAGACCGTCCCGCAGCCCACCTGCGACGCCTTCAAGTACGGCGGGAAGAACGGCTACCTGGACCTGTTCACCAAGGACGCGTCCTACGCCAAGCAGTGGAAGTTCACCAACGCCCCGGACGCCGACGCGCGCGCCGTGCAGGCCGCCTACTGGGCGGACAAGTGGGCCAAGGAGCAGGGCAAGGGCTCCGACGTCTCCGCGACCGTCACCAAGGCCGCGAAGATGGGCGACTACCTGCGCTACGCCATGTTCGACAAGTACTTCAAGAAGATCGGCAACTGCACCAGCCCGTCCTGCCCGGCCGGCACCGGCAAGGACGCCTCGCACTACCTGCTGTCCTGGTACTACGCCTGGGGCGGTGCCACCGACACCTCGGCGGGCTGGGCCTGGCGCATCGGCTCCAGCCACGCCCACGGCGGCTACCAGAACCCCCTCGCCGCGTACGCGCTGAGCGAGTACGCGCCGCTGAAGCCGAAGTCGGCGACCGGCGCGGGCGACTGGGCCAAGTCGATGCAGCGGCAGCTGGAGTTCTACCGCTGGCTGCAGTCCGACGAGGGCGGCATCGCCGGCGGCGCGACCAACAGCTGGGCCGGCCGCTACACGACCCCGCCGTCCGGCACGCCGACCTTCTACGGCATGCACTACGACGAGAAGCCGGTCTACCACGACCCGCCGTCCAACCAGTGGTTCGGCTTCCAGGCGTGGTCGATGGAGCGGGTCGCCGAGCTGTACCAGCAGACCGGCAACGCGCTCGCCAAGCAGGTCCTCGACAAGTGGGTCGACTGGGCGCTGTCGGAGACCACCGTCAACCCCGACGGCTCCTTCCGGATCCCGTCGACGCTGCAGTGGTCGGGCAAGCCGGACACCTGGAACGCCTCGTCGCCCGGCGCCAACAGCGGGCTGCACGTCACCGTCGCCGACTACACCAACGACGTCGGTGTGGCCGCGGCCTACGCCAAGACGCTGACGTACTACGCCGACCGCTCCGGTGACACCGAGGCGGCGGCCACGGCGAAGGCGCTGCTCGACGGCATGTGGGAGAACAACCAGGACGCGCTCGGCATCGCCGTCCCGGAGACCCGCGCCGACTACAACCGCTTCGACGACCCGGTGTACGTGCCGGGCGGCTGGAGCGGCACCATGCCGAACGGCGACGCGATCAACTCCTCGTCGACCTTCGAGTCGATCCGGTCCTTCTACCAGGACGACCCGGCCTGGTCGAAGATCGAGAGCTATCTCGCGGGCGGCGCCGCGCCGACGTTCACGTACCACCGGTTCTGGGCCCAGGCCGACATCGCCCTGGCCATGGGCTCGTACGCGGAGCTTCTCGAATAGCCCCCGCCGACGCTCCGCGTACCGGCCCCGGCACCTGACGCCGGGGCCACCCGCGGCCGGGCGGCCTCCCCCGGGCCCGCCGTCCCTCTCCCGTCCGCCTCAGGGCGGGAGCGGGGCGGCGGGACCCCCACACGGGAGGCCGCCCGGCCCTCGCACGCTCCCCACTCCCCCTCCCCCACGAGGAAGGAACACACCGTGCGAAGAACCCGTGTCCTCACGGCCGTGCTCGCGCTGGCGGCCGGTCTGCTGGCGGGCGGCCCGCCCGCCCTGGCCGCCGGCGCCCCGGAACCGGCCGGGACCCTGGCCGCCGACACCTACACCTGGAAGAACGCGCGCATCGACGGCGGCGGCTTCGTGCCCGGCATCGTCTTCAACCGCACCGAGAAGGACCTCGCCTACGCCCGCACCGACATCGGCGGCGCCTACCGCTGGCAGGAGGCGACGAAGACCTGGACCCCGCTCCTCGACTCGGTGGGCTGGGACGACTGGGGGCACACCGGGGTGGTGAGCCTCGCCTCCGACTCCGTCGACCCCGACCGGGTGTACGCGGCGGTCGGCACGTACACCAACGACTGGGACCCGAAGAACGGCGCGGTGCTGCGTTCCACGGACCGCGGCGCGACCTGGCGGAAGGCCGCGCTGCCCTTCAAGCTGGGCGGCAACATGCCGGGGCGGGGCATGGGCGAGCGCCTGGCCGTCGACCCGCACCGCAACAGCGTGCTCTACCTGGGCGCGCCCAGCGGCAAGGGCCTGTGGCGGTCGACCGACTCGGGGGCGAGCTGGTCGCAGGTGGCGAACTTCCCCAACGTCGGGAACTACGCGCAGGACCCGGGCGACACCACCGGCTACGCGTCCGACAACCAGGGCATCGTCTGGGTCACCTTCGACGAGTCGACGGGCACGCCGGGCAGCGCGACCAAGACGGTCTACGTCGGGGTCGCCGACAAGGAGAACGCGGTCTACCGGTCGACGGACGCGGGCGCCACCTGGCAGCGGCTGGCCGGGCAGCCGACGGGACACCTGGCCCACAAGGGCGTCCTGGACGCCGAGAACGGTCACCTGTACCTCGCCTACAGCGACACCGGCGGCCCCTACGACGGCGGCAAGGGCCGCCTGTACCGGTACGCGACGGCGACCGGCACCTGGACCGACATCAGCCCGGTCGCGGAGGCCGACACCTACTACGGCTTCAGCGGGCTGACCGTGGACCGGCAGAACCCGGGCACGGTGATGGCGACGGCCTACAGCTCCTGGTGGCCGGACACCCAGATCTTCCGCTCCACGGACAGCGGCGCGACCTGGTCCAAGGCGTGGGACTACACGTCCTACCCGAACCGGGAGAACCGCTACACCATGGACGTGTCGTCGGTGCCGTGGCTGACCTGGGGCGCCAACCCCTCCCCGCCCGAACAGACCCCCAAGCTGGGGTGGATGACCGAGGCGCTGGAGATCGACCCCTTCGACTCCGACCGCATGATGTACGGCACCGGGGCGACGATCTACGGCAGCGAGAACCTCACGAACTGGGACACGGGCGCGAAGTTCACCGTCACGCCCATGGTGCGGGGCCTGGAGGAGACGGCCGTCAACGACCTCGTCTCCCCGCCGTCGGGCGCGCCGCTGATCAGCGCGCTCGGGGACGTCGGCGGCTTCCGGCACACGGACCTGACCAAGGTGCCGCCGATGATGTTCACCCAGCCGAACTTCACCTCCACGACCAGCCTGGACTTCGCGGAGTCGAACCCCGACACCGTGGTCCGCTCCGGCAACCTGGACTCCGGTCCGCACATCGCCTTCTCCACGGACAACGGCGCCAACTGGTTCGCGGGCACGGACCCCTCGGGGGTCAGCGGCGGCGGGACGGTCGCGGCGGCGGCCGACGGCAGCCGCTTCGTCTGGAGCCCGCAGGGCGCCGGCGTGCACCACACGACCGGCTTCGGCACGTCCTGGGCGGCGTCGAGCGGCATCCCGGCGGGGGCGGTCGTCGAGTCCGACCGGGTGGACCCGAAGACGTTCTACGGCTTCAAGTCCGGGAAGTTCTACGTCAGTACGGACGGCGGCGCGACCTTCACCGCCTCCTCGGCGACCGGCCTGCCCGGCGGTGACAGCGTGCGTTTCAAGGCGCTGCCCGGCGCGAAGGGCGACGTCTGGCTGGCGGGCGGGGCGAGCGACGGGGCGTACGGCCTGTGGCACTCCACGGATGCCGGGGCGACGTTCACGAAACTGGCGAACGTCGACGAGGCCGACGCCGTCGGCTTCGGCAAGGCGGCGCCCGGTGCCTCGTACCAGACCCTGTTCACCAGCGCGAAGATCGACGGCGTACGGGGCATCTTCCGCTCCACGGACAGGGGCGCGAGCTGGACCCGGGTCAACGACGACGCCCACCAGTGGGGCTGGACCGGCGCGGCCATCACCGGTGACCCGCGGGTGTACGGCCGTGTCTACGTGGCGACCAACGGCCGCGGTGTCGTCTACGGCGACACCTCCGACACCGGGGGCGGCACGGGCCCCGGCCCGGACCCGGAGCCCACGGGCGCCTGCGCGGTGACGTACAAGGTCACCAACCAGTGGTCCGACGGCTTCCAGGCGGACGTCCGGCTGACCAACACGGGGTCGGCCGCCTGGAACGGCTGGTCGCTGGCCTGGTCCTTCACGGACGGCCAGAGGATCTCCCAACTCTGGAACGCCTCCCACACCCAGTCCGGCGCGACGGTGACGGCCCGCAACACCGACTGGAACGGCACGGTGGCGGCGGGCTCCTCGGTCGCCTTCGGCTTCACGGCGGCCAAGTCGGCGGCCAACACCGCGCCCACGGCCTTCCGCCTGGGTGAGAAGGCCTGCACGGTAAGTTGACGCCAGCGCACTCCGGCCCGCCCGTACCGGGTACGGGCGGGCCGGAGTGGTGAGACCCCTGGGAAGGACACGACCATCATCGGCTTTCTGAGACCCGCCCTCGCCGTCGCGGTCCTGGCGTCGGTCACCGCCTGCGGAACGTCGCCCGAGCCGGACACCCCGGCGGCCCTGGCGACCGGTGCCGACGGCGCGCAGACACGCCCCGCGGCGGACGCGACACCGGTCACCGCCACCGTGCCCGACGTCATCGGCGGCAACGCGGGGCGCGCGGCCGAGCAGCTGGGTTCCGGACTCGACCTGGTCTTCGAGGACACGAGCGGGCGGGGCCGCCCGGTGGTCGACCCCGCCGAGTGGAGGATCTGCGGCTCCCGGCCGGGACCCGACGAGCGGATCACCGCGTACCCGGTGGTCTTCGAAGTGGTGAAGGTCTCGGAGAACTGCCCGTAGGCCGGGTCCGCTCAGGGCGTGAAGACCGCCGGCCTCGGGGGTGTCGGCATGTCGGCGCCGATGAAAAAGCCGGTGTGCGGGGGCTGGTTGTAGGCCGTGTTCTGCCAGGCCAGGGACGTGCGGTACAGGGTGTCGTGCAGGAGCGTGGTGATCCTGCGGTCGGTGTCGTGGGGGGTGGAGTAGATGCGCAGGGCCGTGTTGTCGCTGGTGCGCCAGACGACCTCCTCGCGCCAGTCGCCCAGGATGTCACCGGACAGCACCGGGGTGGCCTTGGTGCCGTTGTTGGAGGCCACGCCGGAGCCGGTCAGCAGACGGGTGTCGGCGGAGGTGCCGTACTTGTCGATGCGGGTGCCGTCGAGGAGTTCGCGGACCGGGTCGCCGTCCCACCAGGACACGAAGTTGGCGGAGGACGGCTTGCGGCCCTTGGTGCCGCCGCCCTCGTCACGGACGGAACCGTCGGAGGAGGACCACATCTCGGGGCCGGAGTTGCCCGACCAGATGTCCGCCGCGACCCCGCGCCCGTTGTCGCAGCAGGCGGCGAGCTTCCAGCGGACCGCGCCGTTCGCGGGGTTGAGGTACAGCGCGGCGGGCTGGCCGGTGGACTCGGAGACCTTGTAGTACTCCAGGCCCGCGGTCGACGCGTCGAGGTCGCCGAGGTGCTGGGCGTCGCCGTGGCCGGTCTTCGCCGTCCACAGGCCGTTGCCGTTGTCGTCGACGGCCATCGAGCCGTAGACGATCTCGTCCCGCCCGTCGTTGTCGACGTCCCCGACGGAGAGGCTGTGGGAGCCCTGGCCGTCGTAGCCCTTGCCGCTGTTGGTGGAGGAGTTGGTGTCGAAGGTCCAGCGGCGGGTGAAGGCGCCGTTCCGCCAGTCCCAGGCCGCGATGACCGTGCGGGTGTAGTAGCCGCGCGCCATGATCAGGGAGGGGCGGGCGCCGTCCAGGTAGGCGGTGCCGGCTAGGAAGCGGTCCACGCGGTTGCCGTAGGAGTCGCCCCAGGAGGAGACGGTGCCGCGGGCCGGGACGTAGTCGACGGTGCCCATGGCCCTGCCGGTGCGGCCGTGGAACATGGTCAGGTACTCGGGACCGGAGAGGACGTACCCGCCGGAGTTGCGGTGGTCGGCGGAGGAACTGCCGATGACCGCGCCGGTGCCGTCCCTGGTGCCGTCGGCGGTCTTCATGGCGACCTCGGCCTCGCCGTCGCCGTCGTAGTCGTACACCTGGAACTGCGTGTAGTGGGCGCCGGAGCGGATGTTGCGGCCCAGGTCGACGCGCCACAGCCGGGTGCCGTCGAGCTTGACGCCGTCGACGATCGTGTTGCCGGTGTACCCGGACTGGGAGTTGTCCTTGGCGTTGGTGGGCTGCCACTTCAGGACGATGTCGAGGGCGCCGTCGCCGTCGAGGTCGCCGACGGAGGCGTCGTTGGCCTCGTAGGTGTAGGAGACGCCGTCGGGGGTGGTGCCGCCGGACGGCGGGGACAGGGGGACGTCCTTGTAGCCGGTGCGGAACTGGATCGCGTGCACGGAGTCGCCCTGTTCCACGCCGTTCACCACCGCGCGGACGGTGTAGTCGGCGTGGCTGGGCGCACCGGAGTGGAAGAACGTGGTGGAGCCGGTGACCGGGCCGGAGTTGACCTTGGTGCCGGCCCGGTACACGTTGAAGGCGACGTTGTCGGGGTCGGTGCCCAGCCAGCGCCAGCTGACCAGGTTGCCGGTGCCGGTGTGGACGCTGACCACGCCCCGGTCGAGGGCCTCGACCTGGCGGGCGGTGGCGGCCTCGGCGGACGACGGCGACAGCGCGGTCAGGCCGGCGCCGGCCAGCGCCGCCACGGCGAGCGCCGCGGGCAGCAGGACACGGCGTCTGCCGTGCCGGTGCGGGTGCTTCACGGGGGCCTCCTGGGAGGACGGAAGTGTTCCGCCTCTCAGTCGCCGCCATCGCCCGCCGGGTTGCCGTGCTCCGGCTTCCGGTACGCGCGGAGGCTGAACACCGGGTCGGGGCGGGGCCGGTCCTGGTCGGGGAGTGCGGCCAGCAGGGCGGCGAAGCGCTCCGCGAGCGGGCCGCCGGGCGGCAGGGTGACGAACCAGCCGCGCCGCAGGTCCTCGATGGTGCGACGGGGGCTGCGGCCCTGTCCCTCGAAGCGGGCCCGCCCGGCGGGGACCAGGCCGTGTGCGGCGGCCGCGGCGTCGACCGTCCCGGGGGCGTCCGGCACCGGGCTGGGCGGGCGGGCCGCGAGGATCGCGTCGATGTCGCTGCCGACGTTGTGGGAGGCGCCCTTGTGGACGGTGGTGACGTAGACCCCGCCGGGCCGCAGCACGCGGGCGCACTCGCCGATCACCGCCCGTACCTCCTCGGGGCCGGGCAGGAGGTGCAGCAGCCACACGCTGACCACCGCGTCGAACCGGGCCCCGGCGAAGGGCAGCCGACGGCTGTCGGCGCGGACCACGGCGCCCGGCAGACGGGCGGCGGCCATCCGGGTCATCGACGCGGCGAGGTCGACGCCCGTCACGCGCAGACCGGCGCGGGCGGCGGCGAACCGCCGGGTCACGATGCCGGTGCCGCAGGCCACGTCCAGCAGGTCCCGCGCCCGTTCCGGCACCAGGTCCAGCACGGCGTCCGCCGCCGCCCGGGCCCGCGGTTCACCGCCGCGTGAGGTGTCGTAGCGCTCCGCTTCTTCCTCGTAGTCCAGCACGGACCTCAGTGTGCACCGTGGCCGGGTGCCAGGGCCTCCACCTTTCGCGCCAGCTCGAAGTCCTTCTCGGTGACCGCGCCGCCCGCGCTGTGGGTGTTCACGGACAGCGAGACGGTGTGGTATCCGAGGGTGAGGTCGGAGTGGTGGTCGAGCTCCTCCTGCACCTGGGCGATGTGGACGACCATCGCCGCCGCCGCGACGTGCGAGCCGAGCCGGTAGGAGCGGGTGAGGCGGTCCCCGTCGAGCGACCAGCCCGGCAGCTCGGCCAGCCGGTCCTCGATCTCCTTGGGCGACAGCGGTTCGACGGGCATGGGCTGCGCTCCTTCGCCGGTTCGGTCTCTGCTCGGGATCCGCTCCCAGGCTGCCACAGACGCGGGCCGCGGTCCCGTCGGCCGGCGCCCCGCTCCCCGGTCCGGCCGCCCCTCGACTACGGTCCTGGCATGACCACTGCACCGTCCGGTACCGCGTCCACCGCCGACGGCGTCGGCCCGCTGCTGCGGGCCTGGCGGGAGCAGCGGCGGGTCAGCCAGCTGGAGCTGGCCCTGCGCGCCGACTCCTCCGCCCGGCACATCAGCTTCGTCGAGACCGGCCGCTCCCGGCCCAGCGAGGAGATGGTGCTGCGGCTGGCCGAGCACCTGGACGTCCCCGTGCGGGAGCGCAACGCGCTGCTGCTGGCGGCCGGTTACGCTCCCCGGTTCCCGCACACCCCGCTGGACGATCCCGCGCTGGAGCCGCTGCGGGAGGGCATCGAGCGGCTGATCGGCGGCTTCGAGCCGTATCCGGCGCTGGTGGTGGACGCCATGTACGACGTCGTGGCGGCCAACCGGGGAGTGATGGCGCTCTTCGAGGGGGTGCCGGAGTCCCTGCTGGAGCCGCCGCTGAACGCGGTGCGGCTCACCCTGCACCCGCGGGGTCTGGCACCGCGGATCGTGAACCTGCGGGAGTGGCGCGGTCATCTGCTGGAGCAGATGGAACGGCACATCGCGCTGCGCCGCTCCGAGCCGCTGCGGGCGCTGTACGAGGAGGTCGCGGCGTATCCGGTGCCGGACACCGGGGAGTCCGTGGCGGAACCGGGCGCGCCGGTGGCGTACTTCGCGCTGCCCATGGTGATCGAGCACGAGGGGCGCAGGCTGTCCTTCGTCTCGTCGATCTCCACCTTCAACACGCCGCTGGACGTGACCGTCGCCGAGCTGGCCGTGGAGACGCTGCTCCCGGCGGACCCGGCGACGGCCAAGTACCTTCAGTCCTGGCTGAGCTGACGCTGTCTCAGGGCCAGGTGCTGGAGCAGGGCGAAGCCGGCGACGGAGAGCGCCTGGAGGACCGTCCACACCGCGCCCGCCGTGGTCGGTGTCAGCCACAGCGCGAGGGCGGCCAGACTCACCGTCGTCCAGGCGAGGTTGGCCTCGACGACGATCCGCACGCCGGTGGCCGGCGGGTGCGGGCGGGCGGCCAGCAGGCCGACGCCGGCCGCGTAGACCGCGAGGAACGCGCCGACCCCGAGCAGCAGCCCGGAGCCGGTGCCGAGGAACCGGCCGAGCGGACCGGACAGGGCGAGGTAGGCGAGTGCGTTGGCGCCGGTCACCACGGCGTCGAGGGCCAGGAAGCGGCGCAGCATCCGCTGCGGCTGCACGGTCCGGGCGAGTGCGGCGAGCTGGATCGCGGACATGGTGGATCACCTTCCGTCGGGACGGTCCGTGGCGGTTGCTGGGCCGGGTCCCGGGCCGGAGTGCGCCGGCCCGGGACCCGGTGCGTCCACGATCCCGCGGGGACGGGACCCGGTCGATTACCCCCGGGGTCATGGGGGGGGGAGGGAGCGGCGGGACGGGGGCGGTTTCCTGCGGCTCGTGAGAGTGTCGGTGGAACATGACAGACTGAGCGCATGCCCGGGCGCGTTGGGGAGGCGTGGCGTGAGTGAGCGGCGGGCCGCACCCACCGTGGGCCAGGTGGTTCTGGGAAGGCGGCTGCAGGAGCTTCGGGAGGCCGCGGGCCTCGCGCGGGAGGAGGCTGCCCGGATCCTGCGGGTGGCACCCGCGACCGTGCGGCGGATGGAGACCGCCGAGGTCGCGCTGAAGATCCCGTACGTGCAGCTGCTGCTGTCCGCGTACGGGGTGCCCGAGAGCGAGGCCGAGGCGTTCGTGGGTCTCGCGGAGGAGGCGAACCGGCCGGGCTGGTGGCAGCGGTACCACGACGTGCTGCCGGACTGGTTCAGCCTGTACGTGAGCCTGGAGGGCGCCGCCCGGATCATCCGCTCCTACGAGCCGCACTTCGTGCCGGGGCTGCTGCAGACCGAGGAGTACGCGCGGGCCGTCCTGGAGGCCGGGACGGTCGGGAACATCGGGTCCGAGGCGGTCGAGCGGCACGTGGCGCTGCGCATGGAGCGCCAGCGCCTGCTGGAGCGCCCCGATCCGCCGCACCTGTGGGTGCTGATGGAGGAGACCGTGCTGCGGCGTCCGGTGAGCCTCGACGGGCGGGTGATGCGCGACCAGCTGGACAAGCTGCTGGAGTGGTCCTCGCGGGACCGGATCACGCTGCAGATCGCCGAGTTCGCGGACGGTCCGCACCCGGGGACGTACGCGCCGTTCTCGCTGTTCCGGTTCGCCGAGCCGGAGCTGCCCGACATGGTGTTCACCGAGTACCTGACGGGTGCCCTGTACCTGGACTCCCGCAAGGAGGTCTCGGCGCACCTGGAGGTCCTGGACCACATGACGGCGCGGGCGGCCTCGGCGCAGCGCACGGAGAAGCTGCTGCGGGAGTTCCGCGAGCACTACTGACCGGCGGACGGCGCCGCCGTCCGGTCAGGCCGCGCCGTCCTTGCGGTCCCCGGTACCGGTGTCCTTGTCGTCGTCGATGATCTCCGCGTCGACGACGCCCTCGTCGTCCTGCGGCGCGCCGTGCTGTTCGGCGCCCTCGGAGGGCGTCTGCCCGGCCTGCGCGTACATCGCCTGGCCCATCTTCTGGCTGACCGAGGCGAGTTTCTCCACGCCGGCGCGCAGCTCGGCGGTGTCGGTGGCCTCCCGCTCCAGGAGCCGCTTCACCTCGGTGACGGCCGCCTCGACCTCGGCCTTGGTGTCGCCGGGGATGCGGTCGCCGTTGTCCCGCAGGAACCTCTCGGTCTGGTAGACGAGTTGTTCGGCCTGGTTGCGGGTCTCGGCGGCCTCCCGGCGCCTGCGGTCCTCCTCGGCGTACTGCTCGGCCTCGCGCATCATGCGGTCGATGTCGTCCTTGGGGAGCGCCGAGCCGCCCGTGACGGTCATCTTCTGCTCGCGGCCGGTGGCGAGGTCCTTCGCGGAGACGTGCATGATCCCGTTGGCGTCGATGTCGAAGGCCACCTCGATCTGCGGGACGCCGCGCGGGGCCGGGGGCAGGCCGGTGAGGTCGAAGACACCGAGCTTCTTGTTGTAGGCGGCGATCTCGCGCTCGCCCTGGTAGACCTGGATGCCGACCGAGGGCTGGTTGTCGGTGGCGGTGGTGAAGATCTCCGAACGGCGGGTGG is a window from the Streptomyces capillispiralis genome containing:
- a CDS encoding glycoside hydrolase family 6 protein; protein product: MSRTRTALLAAMALVAGASGTAFAVVPGDTGAAAVPCTVDYKVQNQWGTGFTASVTVTNNSAAKSSWALKWTYAGNQKVTSGWNAKVTQSGANVTAANESYNGTLATGSSATFGFQGSYSGTNAVPATFTLDGVTCNVDSGGPTDPPDPTDPPAPGTRVDNPYSGAKVYVNPEWSAKAAAEPGGSRIANQPTGVWLDRTAAINGVNGGMGLRDHLDEALTQKGSGELVVQLVIYNLPGRDCAALASNGELGPTEIDRYKTEYIDPIAAILADPKYASLRIVTTVEIDSLPNLVTNVSPRATATPNCDTMKANGNYVKGVGYALNKLGDAPNVYNYVDAGHHGWLGWDDNFGASAEMFKQAATAEGATVADVHGFIANTANYSALKEDHFSIGDTVAGKSVRESKWVSWNRYVDELSYAKALREKLVSLGFDSKIGMLIDTSRNGWGGANRPTGPGATTSVDTYVDGGRYDRRFNTGNWCNQSGAGLGERPQAAPESGIDAYVWMKPPGESDGASEPIDNDEGKGFDRMCDPTYTGNPRNDNNMSGALGNAPISGHWFSAQFQELMKNAYPPLS
- a CDS encoding glycoside hydrolase family 48 protein, which encodes MHPPPRRRGGVRRLLTAAAAALALPLTMLSSGSTPAQAAAVQCSVDYRTNDWGSGFTAELTLTNRGAEAVDGWTLTYDYAGNQRLVNGWNGGWSQSGKTVTVKNAGHNARIAAGAAVTTGAQFSYSGSNAAPTSFAINGTTCTGAHQPPITVLTSPQAGAVYTQGETVPLAATAAAADDATITKVEFYDDTELLGTDSSAPFTLSVAGLTVGSHSLVAKAYDSMNASASSTPVGITVASGPAVVATPSQLGVRQGESGTFEVKLSKQPSANVTVTTARASGNSGLSVSAGGSLTFTPSNWSTAQKVTIAAGASGTGTAVFESSAPGHAKAAVTVTQLGATKAYDARFLDLYGKITNPANGYFSPEGIPYHSVETLIVEAPDHGHETTSEAYSYLLWLQAMYGKVTGDWSKFNGAWDIMEKFMIPTHADQPTNSFYNASKPATYAPEHDTPNEYPSALDSGVSVGPDPIAGELKSAYGTDDVYGMHWIQDVDNVYGYGNSPGKCEAGPSDTGPSYINTFQRGPQESVWETVPQPTCDAFKYGGKNGYLDLFTKDASYAKQWKFTNAPDADARAVQAAYWADKWAKEQGKGSDVSATVTKAAKMGDYLRYAMFDKYFKKIGNCTSPSCPAGTGKDASHYLLSWYYAWGGATDTSAGWAWRIGSSHAHGGYQNPLAAYALSEYAPLKPKSATGAGDWAKSMQRQLEFYRWLQSDEGGIAGGATNSWAGRYTTPPSGTPTFYGMHYDEKPVYHDPPSNQWFGFQAWSMERVAELYQQTGNALAKQVLDKWVDWALSETTVNPDGSFRIPSTLQWSGKPDTWNASSPGANSGLHVTVADYTNDVGVAAAYAKTLTYYADRSGDTEAAATAKALLDGMWENNQDALGIAVPETRADYNRFDDPVYVPGGWSGTMPNGDAINSSSTFESIRSFYQDDPAWSKIESYLAGGAAPTFTYHRFWAQADIALAMGSYAELLE